One part of the Musa acuminata AAA Group cultivar baxijiao chromosome BXJ1-5, Cavendish_Baxijiao_AAA, whole genome shotgun sequence genome encodes these proteins:
- the LOC103984706 gene encoding beta-galactosidase 8 isoform X1: MASTTTVELLLLLLLFLLLAAAAPGFSSSPELSSSPRSFHRRHGSPFLGQAANDRRFQISDDMFWKDDRPFRIIGGDVHYFRVLPQYWRDRLLRAKALGLNTIQTYVPWNLHEPEPNKWVFAGIADIEAYLKLAQELGFLVMLRAGPYICAEWDLGGFPAWLLAIEPPLKLRSSDMTFLHYVERWWAVFLPRIAPLLYQNGGPIIMVQVENEFGSYGDDKAYLHHLVTLARKHLGHDIILYTTDGGSRETLDKGTIPGEGVFSAVDFSTGEDPWPIFELQKKYNAPGQSPPLSAEFYTGWLTHWGEKNTETDANRTAAALENILSRNGSAVLYMAHGGTNFGFYSGANTGQNESDYKADLTSYDYDAPIKESGDVDNLKYKALRRVIQEYSGVVLSLPPPDNGKKGYGLVTVRKIASFFEVLDGMINPRTAVESEQPMAMESVGQMFGFLLYVSELPIMGTSSILKIQKVHDRAQVFVSCTMDKNGGSPRHVGVIERWSNRELVIPKVSCSSNISLFILVENLGRVNYGKYIFDRKGILSNVTVDGAVILGWKMYPISLDICSKLFNVNPIKQVSISRTAEKISAEPGFYEGRFYIDSIEQVKDTFISFRGWNKGIAFVNNFNIGRFWPLFGPQCTLYVPAPILRQGENVVVILELHAPNPGLTINLVKKPDFTCGSKQYQK; the protein is encoded by the exons ATGGCGTCGACGACGACTGtggagctcctcctcctcctcctcctcttcctccttctcgcGGCTGCCGCCCCCGGCTTCTCCTCTTCCCCCGAACTCTCTTCCTCCCCTCGGTCCTTCCATCGCCGCCATGGCTCCCCG TTCTTGGGACAGGCAGCCAATGATCGGAGGTTTCAGATTTCAGATGACATGTTTTGGAAAGATGATCGCCCTTTCCGCATCATCGGCGGTGATGTGCACTACTTCCGTGTTCTTCCGCAG TACTGGCGAGATAGACTCTTACGAGCAAAAGCTCTTGGTCTGAATACGATCCAGACTTATGTTCCTTGGAATTTGCATGAACCAGAGCCAAACAAATGGGTATTTGCGGGTATTGCGGACATTGAAGCCTATTTAAAGCTTGCCCAGGAATTAGGATTTCTTGTTATGCTTCGAGCTGGGCCATATATATGTGCAG AATGGGACTTGGGAGGTTTCCCTGCCTGGTTACTTGCGATAGAACCACCGCTTAAACTCAGATCATCAGACATGACATTTCTTCATTAT GTTGAAAGATGGTGGGCCGTCTTTCTTCCAAGAATAGCTCCACTATTGTATCAAAATGGAGGCCCCATCATTATGGTTCAG GTTGAAAATGAGTTTGGATCATATGGGGATGACAAAGCATATCTACATCATCTAGTTACTTTGGCTAGAAAGCACCTCGGGCATGACATTATTCT GTATACTACAGATGGAGGTTCTAGAGAAACTCTGGACAAGGGAACAATTCCTGGAGAGGGTGTTTTCTCAG CTGTTGATTTTTCAACTGGTGAGGATCCATGGCCTATATTTGAGTTGCAGAAGAAGTATAATGCCCCAGGACAATCACCACCTCTCTCAGC AGAATTCTATACAGGTTGGCTTACACATTGGGGTGAGAAGAATACAGAAACTGATGCCAATCGCACAGCTgcagctctagaaaatattttatcTCGAAATGGCTCTGCCGTGCTCTAT ATGGCTCATGGTGGAACCAATTTTGGATTTTACAGTGGTGCAAACACCGGGCAAAATGAATCTGATTACAAGGCTGACCTTACATCTTATGATTAT GATGCTCCAATCAAGGAGTCTGGTGATGTGGATAATCTGAAATATAAAG CATTAAGAAGAGTTATTCAAGAATATAGTGGAGTAGTTCTTTCTCTACCTCCTCCTGATAATGGAAAAAAGGGATATGGCCTGGTTACTGTCCGTAAGATTGCATCCTTTTTTGAGGTCCTTGATGGCATGATTAACCCAAGGACTGCTGTTGAAAGTGAACAACCTATGGCAATGGAATCAGTTGGCCAG ATGTTTGGGTTTCTGCTGTATGTTTCTGAATTACCTATAATGGGAACGAGTAGCATTTTAAAGATTCAGAAG GTGCATGATAGAGCCCAAGTTTTTGTTTCATGCACAATGGATAAGAATGGAGGTAGTCCTAGACATGTTGGTGTGATTGAAAGATGGTCAAATAGGGAACTTGTGATTCCCAAAGTTTCTTGTTCTTCTAATATCAGCTTATTTATTCTG GTGGAAAATTTGGGCCGTGTTAATTATGGAAAGTACATCTTTGATAGAAAG GGAATACTCTCTAATGTTACCGTTGATGGAGCCGTCATTCTTGGGTGGAAGATGTATCCAATTTCACTGGACATATGTAGCAAACTTTTCAATGTCAACCCAATCAAGCAAGTTTCTATTTCTAGGACAG CAGAGAAGATTTCAGCAGAACCAGGATTTTACGAGGGCCGTTTCTACATTGATTCGATTGAACAAGTTAAAGATACATTTATATCTTTTCGTGGTTGGAACAAAGGGATTGCTTTTGTAAACAATTTTAATATTGGAAGATTCTGGCCG TTGTTTGGACCCCAATGCACGCTTTATGTGCCTGCACCTATACTTCGGCAAGGAGAAAATGTTGTG
- the LOC103984706 gene encoding beta-galactosidase 8 isoform X3, which produces MASTTTVELLLLLLLFLLLAAAAPGFSSSPELSSSPRSFHRRHGSPAANDRRFQISDDMFWKDDRPFRIIGGDVHYFRVLPQYWRDRLLRAKALGLNTIQTYVPWNLHEPEPNKWVFAGIADIEAYLKLAQELGFLVMLRAGPYICAEWDLGGFPAWLLAIEPPLKLRSSDMTFLHYVERWWAVFLPRIAPLLYQNGGPIIMVQVENEFGSYGDDKAYLHHLVTLARKHLGHDIILYTTDGGSRETLDKGTIPGEGVFSAVDFSTGEDPWPIFELQKKYNAPGQSPPLSAEFYTGWLTHWGEKNTETDANRTAAALENILSRNGSAVLYMAHGGTNFGFYSGANTGQNESDYKADLTSYDYDAPIKESGDVDNLKYKALRRVIQEYSGVVLSLPPPDNGKKGYGLVTVRKIASFFEVLDGMINPRTAVESEQPMAMESVGQMFGFLLYVSELPIMGTSSILKIQKVHDRAQVFVSCTMDKNGGSPRHVGVIERWSNRELVIPKVSCSSNISLFILVENLGRVNYGKYIFDRKGILSNVTVDGAVILGWKMYPISLDICSKLFNVNPIKQVSISRTAEKISAEPGFYEGRFYIDSIEQVKDTFISFRGWNKGIAFVNNFNIGRFWPLFGPQCTLYVPAPILRQGENVVVILELHAPNPGLTINLVKKPDFTCGSKQYQK; this is translated from the exons ATGGCGTCGACGACGACTGtggagctcctcctcctcctcctcctcttcctccttctcgcGGCTGCCGCCCCCGGCTTCTCCTCTTCCCCCGAACTCTCTTCCTCCCCTCGGTCCTTCCATCGCCGCCATGGCTCCCCG GCAGCCAATGATCGGAGGTTTCAGATTTCAGATGACATGTTTTGGAAAGATGATCGCCCTTTCCGCATCATCGGCGGTGATGTGCACTACTTCCGTGTTCTTCCGCAG TACTGGCGAGATAGACTCTTACGAGCAAAAGCTCTTGGTCTGAATACGATCCAGACTTATGTTCCTTGGAATTTGCATGAACCAGAGCCAAACAAATGGGTATTTGCGGGTATTGCGGACATTGAAGCCTATTTAAAGCTTGCCCAGGAATTAGGATTTCTTGTTATGCTTCGAGCTGGGCCATATATATGTGCAG AATGGGACTTGGGAGGTTTCCCTGCCTGGTTACTTGCGATAGAACCACCGCTTAAACTCAGATCATCAGACATGACATTTCTTCATTAT GTTGAAAGATGGTGGGCCGTCTTTCTTCCAAGAATAGCTCCACTATTGTATCAAAATGGAGGCCCCATCATTATGGTTCAG GTTGAAAATGAGTTTGGATCATATGGGGATGACAAAGCATATCTACATCATCTAGTTACTTTGGCTAGAAAGCACCTCGGGCATGACATTATTCT GTATACTACAGATGGAGGTTCTAGAGAAACTCTGGACAAGGGAACAATTCCTGGAGAGGGTGTTTTCTCAG CTGTTGATTTTTCAACTGGTGAGGATCCATGGCCTATATTTGAGTTGCAGAAGAAGTATAATGCCCCAGGACAATCACCACCTCTCTCAGC AGAATTCTATACAGGTTGGCTTACACATTGGGGTGAGAAGAATACAGAAACTGATGCCAATCGCACAGCTgcagctctagaaaatattttatcTCGAAATGGCTCTGCCGTGCTCTAT ATGGCTCATGGTGGAACCAATTTTGGATTTTACAGTGGTGCAAACACCGGGCAAAATGAATCTGATTACAAGGCTGACCTTACATCTTATGATTAT GATGCTCCAATCAAGGAGTCTGGTGATGTGGATAATCTGAAATATAAAG CATTAAGAAGAGTTATTCAAGAATATAGTGGAGTAGTTCTTTCTCTACCTCCTCCTGATAATGGAAAAAAGGGATATGGCCTGGTTACTGTCCGTAAGATTGCATCCTTTTTTGAGGTCCTTGATGGCATGATTAACCCAAGGACTGCTGTTGAAAGTGAACAACCTATGGCAATGGAATCAGTTGGCCAG ATGTTTGGGTTTCTGCTGTATGTTTCTGAATTACCTATAATGGGAACGAGTAGCATTTTAAAGATTCAGAAG GTGCATGATAGAGCCCAAGTTTTTGTTTCATGCACAATGGATAAGAATGGAGGTAGTCCTAGACATGTTGGTGTGATTGAAAGATGGTCAAATAGGGAACTTGTGATTCCCAAAGTTTCTTGTTCTTCTAATATCAGCTTATTTATTCTG GTGGAAAATTTGGGCCGTGTTAATTATGGAAAGTACATCTTTGATAGAAAG GGAATACTCTCTAATGTTACCGTTGATGGAGCCGTCATTCTTGGGTGGAAGATGTATCCAATTTCACTGGACATATGTAGCAAACTTTTCAATGTCAACCCAATCAAGCAAGTTTCTATTTCTAGGACAG CAGAGAAGATTTCAGCAGAACCAGGATTTTACGAGGGCCGTTTCTACATTGATTCGATTGAACAAGTTAAAGATACATTTATATCTTTTCGTGGTTGGAACAAAGGGATTGCTTTTGTAAACAATTTTAATATTGGAAGATTCTGGCCG TTGTTTGGACCCCAATGCACGCTTTATGTGCCTGCACCTATACTTCGGCAAGGAGAAAATGTTGTG
- the LOC103984706 gene encoding beta-galactosidase 8 isoform X2, which translates to MASTTTVELLLLLLLFLLLAAAAPGFSSSPELSSSPRSFHRRHGSPFLGQAANDRRFQISDDMFWKDDRPFRIIGGDVHYFRVLPQYWRDRLLRAKALGLNTIQTYVPWNLHEPEPNKWVFAGIADIEAYLKLAQELGFLVMLRAGPYICAEWDLGGFPAWLLAIEPPLKLRSSDMTFLHYVERWWAVFLPRIAPLLYQNGGPIIMVQVENEFGSYGDDKAYLHHLVTLARKHLGHDIILYTTDGGSRETLDKGTIPGEGVFSAVDFSTGEDPWPIFELQKKYNAPGQSPPLSAEFYTGWLTHWGEKNTETDANRTAAALENILSRNGSAVLYMAHGGTNFGFYSGANTGQNESDYKADLTSYDYDAPIKESGDVDNLKYKALRRVIQEYSGVVLSLPPPDNGKKGYGLVTVRKIASFFEVLDGMINPRTAVESEQPMAMESVGQMFGFLLYVSELPIMGTSSILKIQKVHDRAQVFVSCTMDKNGGSPRHVGVIERWSNRELVIPKVSCSSNISLFILVENLGRVNYGKYIFDRKGILSNVTVDGAVILGWKMYPISLDICSKLFNVNPIKQVSISRTEKISAEPGFYEGRFYIDSIEQVKDTFISFRGWNKGIAFVNNFNIGRFWPLFGPQCTLYVPAPILRQGENVVVILELHAPNPGLTINLVKKPDFTCGSKQYQK; encoded by the exons ATGGCGTCGACGACGACTGtggagctcctcctcctcctcctcctcttcctccttctcgcGGCTGCCGCCCCCGGCTTCTCCTCTTCCCCCGAACTCTCTTCCTCCCCTCGGTCCTTCCATCGCCGCCATGGCTCCCCG TTCTTGGGACAGGCAGCCAATGATCGGAGGTTTCAGATTTCAGATGACATGTTTTGGAAAGATGATCGCCCTTTCCGCATCATCGGCGGTGATGTGCACTACTTCCGTGTTCTTCCGCAG TACTGGCGAGATAGACTCTTACGAGCAAAAGCTCTTGGTCTGAATACGATCCAGACTTATGTTCCTTGGAATTTGCATGAACCAGAGCCAAACAAATGGGTATTTGCGGGTATTGCGGACATTGAAGCCTATTTAAAGCTTGCCCAGGAATTAGGATTTCTTGTTATGCTTCGAGCTGGGCCATATATATGTGCAG AATGGGACTTGGGAGGTTTCCCTGCCTGGTTACTTGCGATAGAACCACCGCTTAAACTCAGATCATCAGACATGACATTTCTTCATTAT GTTGAAAGATGGTGGGCCGTCTTTCTTCCAAGAATAGCTCCACTATTGTATCAAAATGGAGGCCCCATCATTATGGTTCAG GTTGAAAATGAGTTTGGATCATATGGGGATGACAAAGCATATCTACATCATCTAGTTACTTTGGCTAGAAAGCACCTCGGGCATGACATTATTCT GTATACTACAGATGGAGGTTCTAGAGAAACTCTGGACAAGGGAACAATTCCTGGAGAGGGTGTTTTCTCAG CTGTTGATTTTTCAACTGGTGAGGATCCATGGCCTATATTTGAGTTGCAGAAGAAGTATAATGCCCCAGGACAATCACCACCTCTCTCAGC AGAATTCTATACAGGTTGGCTTACACATTGGGGTGAGAAGAATACAGAAACTGATGCCAATCGCACAGCTgcagctctagaaaatattttatcTCGAAATGGCTCTGCCGTGCTCTAT ATGGCTCATGGTGGAACCAATTTTGGATTTTACAGTGGTGCAAACACCGGGCAAAATGAATCTGATTACAAGGCTGACCTTACATCTTATGATTAT GATGCTCCAATCAAGGAGTCTGGTGATGTGGATAATCTGAAATATAAAG CATTAAGAAGAGTTATTCAAGAATATAGTGGAGTAGTTCTTTCTCTACCTCCTCCTGATAATGGAAAAAAGGGATATGGCCTGGTTACTGTCCGTAAGATTGCATCCTTTTTTGAGGTCCTTGATGGCATGATTAACCCAAGGACTGCTGTTGAAAGTGAACAACCTATGGCAATGGAATCAGTTGGCCAG ATGTTTGGGTTTCTGCTGTATGTTTCTGAATTACCTATAATGGGAACGAGTAGCATTTTAAAGATTCAGAAG GTGCATGATAGAGCCCAAGTTTTTGTTTCATGCACAATGGATAAGAATGGAGGTAGTCCTAGACATGTTGGTGTGATTGAAAGATGGTCAAATAGGGAACTTGTGATTCCCAAAGTTTCTTGTTCTTCTAATATCAGCTTATTTATTCTG GTGGAAAATTTGGGCCGTGTTAATTATGGAAAGTACATCTTTGATAGAAAG GGAATACTCTCTAATGTTACCGTTGATGGAGCCGTCATTCTTGGGTGGAAGATGTATCCAATTTCACTGGACATATGTAGCAAACTTTTCAATGTCAACCCAATCAAGCAAGTTTCTATTTCTAGGACAG AGAAGATTTCAGCAGAACCAGGATTTTACGAGGGCCGTTTCTACATTGATTCGATTGAACAAGTTAAAGATACATTTATATCTTTTCGTGGTTGGAACAAAGGGATTGCTTTTGTAAACAATTTTAATATTGGAAGATTCTGGCCG TTGTTTGGACCCCAATGCACGCTTTATGTGCCTGCACCTATACTTCGGCAAGGAGAAAATGTTGTG